One Setaria viridis chromosome 5, Setaria_viridis_v4.0, whole genome shotgun sequence genomic region harbors:
- the LOC117855250 gene encoding uncharacterized protein, protein MKDSQDIQSTTELQSSKQGTNEVQSQQPNPMATDAPAGDSGSLSVASNDNKKVSREDIELVQNLIERCLQLYMNKGEVVRTLSTRARIEPGFTTLVWQKLEEENSEFFRAYYIRLKLKRQIILFNHLLQHQYNLMKYPAPSSVPLAPIQNGIHHMPVSNLPMGYPVLQQPMMPAPGQPHIDPMACGLSSGHVVNGIPAPGGYHPIRMNSGNDMAVDNGVAEAPHAGVTGSAMSSEMAVSPSSVASSNHAPFTPSEIPGMNMDVSALDSTFGSDVGNAGPLQLGPDGSSRDSIKSLGQLWNFSLSDLTADLTSLGDLEALENYAGTPFLPLDSDILLDSPDQDDIVEYFADAINGSQSDEEKP, encoded by the exons ATGAAGGATTCTCAG GATATTCAGAGCACGACAGAGTTGCAGTCatcaaaacaaggtactaatGAAGTGCAGAGTCAGCAACCAAATCCAATGGCCACTGATGCTCCTGCAGGAGATTCTGGTTCCCTGTCAGTAGCTAGTAATGACAATAAGAAGGTCTCTCGTGAAGACATTGAACTT GTACAGAATTTGATAGAGCGCTGTCTACAGCTATACATGAACAAAGGAGAAGTTGTTAGAACTCTTTCTACTCGCGCAAGAATAGAACCTGGCTTCACTACCTTAG TATGGCAGAAACTCGAAGAAGAGAACTCTGAGTTCTTTAGGGCTTACTATATACGGTTGAAATTGAAAAGGCAGATCATCTTGTTCAATCATTTATTGCAACACCAGTACAATTTAATGAAATATCCCGCACCTTCAAGTGTTCCATTGGCTCCAATACAAAATGGGATTCATCATATGCCAG TTAGCAATCTACCAATGGGGTATCCAGTACTTCAACAGCCTATGATGCCTGCTCCAGGCCAGCCTCACATAGATCCAATGGCCTGTGGTCTGTCCAGTGGTCATGTAGTGAATGGAATCCCTGCGCCAGGTGGTTATCATCCAATTCGCATGAACTCTGGAAATGA CATGGCTGTGGACAATGGTGTGGCGGAAGCACCACATGCTGGTGTTACTGGCAGTGCTATGTCATCTGAGATGGCTGTGAGTCCCTCATCAGTGGCTTCAAGCAACCATGCTCCTTTTACACCATCGGAGATACCAGGGATGAACATGGATGTATCAGCCCTAGATTCGACATTTGGATCTGATGTAGGAAATGCCGGACCTCTGCAATTAGGACCAGATGGGTCGTCAAGAGACTCCATCAAATCCTTAGGGCAGCTCTGGAATTTCAGCCTTTCCGATCTAACAGCAGATTTGACAAGCTTGGGAG ATTTGGAAGCGCTGGAGAACTACGCCGGTACCCCTTTCCTGCCTTTGGATTCTGACATCTTACTTGATTCCCCTGATCAGGATGACATAG TTGAGTATTTTGCTGACGCCATCAACGGATCTCAATCAGATGAAGAGAAACCATAA
- the LOC117855249 gene encoding endoglucanase 2 — protein sequence MASRRRRGGARGVVGRMAVLVLALALAAASEVARVAAAGHDYRQALSKSILYFEAQRSGPLPSGQRIAWRANSGLLDGKANGVDLVGGYYDAGDNVKFGLPMAFTVTMMSWSVLEYGEQMEAAGELGHATDAVKWGTDYFVKAHPEPNVLYGEVGDGDSDHDCWQRPEDMTTSRQAYRLDPQHPGSELAAETAAAMAGASLVFRSSNPGYANQLLQHSKQLFDFADKYRGRYDSSITVARKYYASSSGYGDELLWAAAWLYEATGDRRYLDYLANNADALGGTGWSINQFGWDVKYPGVQILAAKFLLQGKAGGAHADVLRRYKQKADLFACSCLGKGGSNNVRRTPGGMIYHQSWNNVQFVTSASFLLAAYADHLAAARQEAQCPSGGVRPSELLAFAKSQVDYILGSNPRATSYMVGYGATYPRQAHHRGASIVSIKADPAFVSCQAGYNSWYHRRGSNPNLLVGATVGGPDEYDNFADERDNYQQTEATTYNNAPLMGVLARLAAGHGGGRFGHSLADEVDATSMKSDNKTSLPSPSPAVEHYSPIEIEQNATASWTERSKTYHRYSVTVTNRSLKTVHELHIGISKLYGRVWGVDKARYGYVFPSWLQSLPAGKSAAFVYIQAAPPADVWVTGYKLL from the exons ATGGCcagtcgacgacgacgaggaggagcgcgcggcgTGGTCGGCAGAATGgccgtcctcgtcctcgccctGGCGCTCGCCGCGGCGTCGGAGGTGGCgcgcgtggccgccgccgggcacgACTACCGCCAGGCGCTGAGCAAGAGCATCCTCTACTTCGAGGCGCAGCGCTCCGGGCCGCTCCCCAGCGGCCAGAGGATCGCCTGGCGCGCCAACTCCGGCCTGCTCGACGGCAAGGCCAACGGG GTGGACCTCGTGGGGGGCTACTACGACGCCGGCGACAACGTCAAGTTCGGCCTGCCGATGGCGTTCACGGTGACCATGATGTCGTGGAGCGTCCTCGAGTACGGCGAGCagatggaggcggccggcgagctcGGCCACGCCACGGACGCCGTCAAGTGGGGCACGGACTACTTCGTCAAGGCGCACCCGGAGCCTAACGTGCTGTACGGAGAG GTCGGCGACGGTGACTCAGACCACGACTGCTGGCAGCGGCCGGAGGACATGACGACGAGCCGGCAGGCGTACCGGCTCGACCCCCAGCACCCCGGCTCCGAGCTCGCGGCGGAAACCGCCGCGGCAATGGCCGGGGCGTCGCTCGTGTTCCGCAGCTCCAACCCCGGCTACGCGAACCAACTCCTGCAACACTCCAAGCAG TTGTTTGATTTCGCCGACAAGTACCGGGGGCGCTACGACAGCAGCATCACCGTCGCGCGCAAGTACTATGCCTCGTCCAGCGGATACGGG GACGAGCTGctgtgggcggcggcgtggctgtACGAGGCGACCGGCGACCGGCGTTACCTGGACTACCTGGCCAACAACGCCGACGCGCTGGGCGGCACGGGCTGGTCCATCAACCAGTTCGGCTGGGACGTCAAGTACCCCGGCGTGCAGATCCTGGCCGCGAAGTTCCTCCTCCAGGgcaaggccggcggcgcgcacgCCGACGTGCTGCGGCGATACAAGCAGAAGGCGGACCTCTTCGCGTGCTCCTGCCTCGGCAAGGGCGGCTCGAACAACGTCCGGCGGACGCCCGGCGGCATGATCTACCACCAGAGCTGGAACAACGTGCAGTTCGTCACCAGCGCGTCGTTCCTGCTGGCGGCGTACGCcgaccacctcgccgccgcgcgccaggAGGCGCAGTGCCCGTCCGGCGGGGTGCGGCCGTCGGAGCTCCTCGCGTTCGCCAAGTCGCAGGTGGACTACATCCTCGGGAGCAACCCGAGGGCGACGAGCTACATGGTCGGATACGGCGCGACGTACCCGCGGCAGGCGCACCACCGCGGCGCGTCCATCGTGTCCATCAAGGCCGACCCCGCGTTCGTGAGCTGCCAGGCAGGATACAACAGCTGGTACCACCGCCGGGGAAGCAACCCGAACCTGCTCGTCGGCGCCACCGTCGGCGGCCCGGACGAGTACGACAACTTCGCCGACGAGAGGGACAACTACCAGCAGACCGAGGCCACCACCTACAACAACGCGCCGCTGATGGGCGTGCTCGCTCGACTCGCCGCCGGTCATGGCGGCGGCCGGTTTGGTCACTCGCTCGCTGATG AAGTTGATGCAACATCCATGAAGAGCGACAACAAGACCTCACTGCCATCTCCTTCTCCGG CTGTTGAACACTACTCGCCCATCGAGATCGAGCAGAACGCGACGGCGTCGTGGACGGAGAGGAGCAAGACGTACCACCGGTACTCGGTGACGGTGACCAATAGGTCCCTCAAGACCGTCCACGAGCTCCACATCGGCATCTCCAAGCTCTACGGCCGGGTGTGGGGTGTTGACAAGGCGCGCTACGGCTACGTGTTCCCCAGCTGGTTGCAGTCGCTGCCCGCCGGCAAGAGCGCCGCGTTCGTGTACATCCAGGCCGCCCCGCCGGCGGATGTCTGGGTCACCGGCTACAAGCTCCTCTAG
- the LOC117857391 gene encoding uncharacterized protein — translation MFLAKRPPWSSQISRLCVLHAVSWNLWWRAVRYSGGGDNATPGASVRLSELFWPARVHASSVIGQALERGRWSDSVELELERLHVDLDPFVVNLVLRGVSDSETAVRFYWWAESRPGFDHTQSAIAYILSLLFIDGDFSLLSEFLERVRSQGVALHRSLYRILLSNYVRAGKFDSVIQTFDDMVTSGCREFGVDYNRFIGVLVKNCCFDLVEKYYDMALDKGFCLTPFTYSRWISALCQSNRIELVEELLADMDKFGCFPDIWACNIYVDYLCRQNRLPDALKMLEKMGIKGTGPDVVTYTAVVGCLCDNKQFAEAVELWEEMVRRGLKPDTIACGVLIFGLCKNDKVDEAFELALRMLSLDLELNVCIYNALISGFWRSGSISKAFKIISFMRKNGCEPDVVTYNIVLNHYCDAGMVKDAEDLMKKMEMSGVNPDRYSYNQMLKGLCKAHQLDKAFAFVADHMEVGGFCDIVSCNILIDAFCKARKVNSALKLFKEMGYKGIQPDAVTYGTLINGLYGVGYHNLAEETFEQMLKAQIVPNVNLYNIMLHNLCKAGHFKQAQKIFSQMIQMEVSPDIITFNTLIYWLGKSSRAIEALDLFRDMRARGIEPDSLTFRYLISGLLEEGKATLAYEVWEYMMDNGIILDRDVSDRLINVLRLKNK, via the coding sequence ATGTTCTTGGCCAAACGACCGCCTTGGTCGTCTCAGATTAGCAGGCTCTGCGTCCTCCACGCCGTTTCCTGGAACCTTTGGTGGAGGGCGGTGCGTtacagtggcggcggcgacaatGCCACTCCAGGGGCCTCTGTCCGGCTGTCGGAGCTTTTTTGGCCGGCGCGGGTGCACGCCAGTAGCGTTATTGGGCAAGCTCTGGAACGGGGGAGGTGGTCGGATTCtgtggagctggagctggagagGCTTCATGTCGACCTCGACCCCTTTGTTGTCAACCTGGTGCTCCGAGGTGTTTCAGACTCAGAGACGGCAGTTCGCTTTTACTGGTGGGCAGAGTCTAGGCCCGGATTTGACCATACGCAGTCCGCGATAGCATACATTTTGAGCCTGCTGTTTATAGATGGGGACTTTTCTCTGCTGTCGGAGTTCCTCGAGAGAGTGAGGAGTCAGGGGGTGGCACTGCATCGCTCTCTTTATCGGATCCTCTTGTCCAACTACGTCAGGGCAGGCAAGTTCGATTCAGTCATCCAGACATTTGATGACATGGTTACGTCCGGTTGCCGTGAGTTCGGTGTGGACTACAACAGGTTCATAGGCGTCCTGGTTAAGAATTGCTGTTTTGATTTGGTGGAGAAGTATTACGACATGGCACTTGACAAAGGTTTTTGCCTGACTCCATTCACTTATTCAAGATGGATATCTGCACTGTGCCAATCAAACCGTATTGAGCTTGTAGAGGAGCTTCTGGCGGATATGGATAAATTTGGGTGCTTTCCAGACATTTGGGCATGTAATATATATGTTGACTATTTGTGTAGACAAAATAGGTTGCCTGATGCCTTGAAGATGCTGGAGAAGATGGGGATAAAAGGAACCGGTCCAGATGTTGTCACATACACAGCAGTTGTTGGTTGTTTATGTGATAACAAGCAGTTTGCAGAAGCAGTCGAGCTTTGGGAGGAAATGGTGAGGAGGGGACTTAAACCTGATACCATTGCTTGTGGTGTATTGATATTTGGGTTGTGCAAGAATGACAAGGTCGATGAGGCTTTTGAGCTAGCATTGAGGATGCTGAGTCTGGATTTAGAACTCAATGTCTGTATTTACAATGCCCTGATAAGTGGCTTCTGGAGATCTGGAAGCATTAGTAAAGCCTTCAAAATCATATCCTTCATGAGGAAAAACGGGTGTGAGCCAGATGTTGTCACATACAATATTGTTTTAAACCATTACTGCGACGCAGGTATGGTGAAGGACGCTGAAgacttgatgaagaagatggaaaTGAGTGGGGTAAATCCTGACCGGTACAGCTATAATCAAATGTTAAAAGGATTATGCAAAGCTCATCAACTGGACAAGGCATTTGCTTTTGTTGCTGATCATATGGAAGTTGGTGGGTTCTGTGATATTGTATCCTGTAACATACTGATTGATGCATTTTGCAAGGCAAGAAAGGTAAACTCTGCGTTGAAGCTATTCAAAGAAATGGGATATAAGGGAATACAACCAGATGCTGTGACATATGGAACTCTGATTAATGGTCTCTACGGTGTGGGATACCACAATTTAGCTGAAGAAACTTTTGAGCAAATGTTGAAGGCCCAGATTGTTCCTAATGTTAATCTGTACAATATTATGCTCCATAACCTGTGTAAAGCTGGTCATTTTAAACAAGCTCAGAAAATTTTCTCGCAGATGATTCAGATGGAAGTCTCACCGGATATTATTACTTTCAATACACTCATATATTGGCTTGGGAAAAGCTCAAGGGCAATTGAAGCCCTTGATCTGTTCAGGGATATGAGAGCTAGAGGGATAGAACCTGATAGCTTGACGTTTAGGTATTTGATCAGTGGTCTCCTGGAGGAGGGGAAAGCTACACTAGCTTATGAGGTATGGGAATATATGATGGATAATGGCATTATTCTCGACAGGGATGTTTCGGATAGGCTGATAAATGTGCTTAGATTGAAGAACAAGTAG